One Melitaea cinxia chromosome 20, ilMelCinx1.1, whole genome shotgun sequence DNA segment encodes these proteins:
- the LOC123663769 gene encoding D-xylose transporter: MFHGGIWGKLRNFYKWYVLGLVSVGYILGELGHYLIGTTSKVTADDLHYGDKSCMLNATHLTLSQLPVVCEKVNSSDICETLELNGTRYCEWGYNGLGIDYQVLAGPAFMAVFTVVGVILGVAADKFNRARILSICTLVFVIAILLMGSVKEYWHLVILRMIMAAGESGCNPLATGILTDLFPEHQRALVLSIFNWGIYGGYGIAFPVGRYIPEVNAWGLSWRVCYYGAGIIGLVISALTFLTLREPARTTIGEEGADNNKARDSTVEAGKKMPQVTIWHVIAQPRIILLCLAASIRHCGGMTFAYNADLYYRDYFPDVDLGWWLFAVTVGIGSIGVVVGGVISDKFVSKMGVRSRVLVLALSQLIATLPAFGSVVFGPLWAMITLAISYFFAEMWFGIVFAILVEIVPLSVRSTTVGVFLFVMNNVGGNLPILVDPVSKAIGYREAIMIFYAGFYGISSIMFFLTMFLMDGPIERPEETENKPSGLDNRAYTHDEPRRGRSENARL, encoded by the exons atgttcCACGGAGGCATTTGGGGTAAACTACGTAATTTCTACAAATGGTACGTCTTGGGTTTGGTGTCGGTTGGCTACATCCTCGGCGAACTCGGACATTACCTTATTG GAACAACATCAAAAGTGACGGCAGATGATTTACACTATGGGGATAAATCGTGTATGTTGAACGCGACTCACCTTACCCTCAGTCAGCTACCAGTCGTATGCGAAAAGGTCAACTCTAGCGATAT ATGCGAGACACTCGAACTAAACGGAACTAGATACTGCGAGTGGGGCTACAATGGCCTTGGTATCGACTACCAAGTCCTCGCCGGTCCTGCTTTCATGGCTGTGTTCACAGTCGTTGGTGTTATACTGGGTGTGGCGGCTGATAA ATTCAACAGAGCCCGCATCCTGAGCATATGCACATTAGTGTTTGTGATAGCAATTCTCTTGATGGGTTCAGTAAAAGAGTACTGGCATCTAGTAATATTGAGAATGATAATGGCGGCAGGAGAATCTGGTTGCAATCCTCTTGCAACAGGTATCCTGACTGACCTATTTCCCGAACACCAGAGGGCGCTTGTGTTATCTATCTTCAATTGGGGTATCTATGGCGGTTACGGTATCGCTTTTCCCGTTGGAAGATACATCCCTGAAGTCAATGCTTGGGGACTT AGTTGGCGTGTCTGCTACTACGGCGCGGGTATCATCGGATTGGTCATATCTGCCCTTACCTTCTTAACTCTTCGCGAACCAGCTAGAACTACTATTGGAGAAGaag GTGCTGACAATAACAAAGCAAGGGACTCTACTGTAGAGGCAGGAAAGAAGATGCCTCAAGTGACCATCTGGCATGTAATTGCTCAACCGAGAATCATACTTCTTTGCTTAGCGGCCTCTATCAGACATTGCG GTGGTATGACATTCGCGTACAACGCGGACCTGTACTACCGTGACTACTTCCCAGACGTGGACCTCGGCTGGTGGTTATTCGCTGTCACTGTTGGAATCGGGTCCATCGGCGTCGTCGTCGGAGGTGTCATCTCCGACAA ATTCGTGTCAAAGATGGGTGTAAGATCTCGAGTGCTGGTTCTGGCTCTATCTCAGTTAATTGCCACTCTCCCCGCCTTCGGTTCAGTTGTGTTCGGTCCGCTTTGGGCAATGATAACCCTCGCTATCTCATATTTCTTCG cTGAAATGTGGTTCGGAATCGTGTTCGCGATTCTGGTAGAGATAGTGCCGCTGTCGGTGCGCTCAACGACCGTCGGCGTGTTTCTGTTTGTGATGAACAATGTGGGTGGAAACCTACCCATCCTGGTGGACCCGGTCTCTAAGGCTATCGGCTATAGGGAGGCCATTATGATATTCTACGCTGGCTTCTACGGCATCA gtAGCATAATGTTCTTCCTGACTATGTTTTTAATGGACGGCCCTATTGAGAGACCTGAGGAAACAGAGAACAAGCCAAGTGGCCTTGACAACAGAGCATACACACACGACGAACCAAGACGCGGAAGAAGTGAAAACGCcaggctataa